The Neodiprion lecontei isolate iyNeoLeco1 chromosome 6, iyNeoLeco1.1, whole genome shotgun sequence sequence TTTCTCAAGTACATCAGTTTAGTTACACTAACTCTTCAAAATGCTGTCCTGGGACTCAGCATGCGTTACGCGCGAACCAGATCTGGAGACATGTTTTTATCGTCAACAGGTAATTGACTAGTTTGATAATAAGTTGGGACTTTTTAATACTTGCATTAGGTCTGCCATATCCCTTGCATTTTCCGTAATGCATTTTTTGTCTGGTCACTAAATACTCTTTGTATGGTGATCAATACTTCTCGTACTTATAAACGATCTGTAATAGACCTGAGTACTAATTTTCTGATACAGCTGTGGTTATGGCGGAAGTGGTTAAGCTAGTAACATGTCTAGTGTTGGTCTATATGGAAGAAGGGAGTATAAGAAAATTTCTACACGCCATTGACAAAACCGTGCTCAAACAGCCTATGGACACTTTGAAAGTCTGCGTACCATCTCTGGTCTACATCatacaaaataatttgttgtacgTGTCCGCCTCCCATTTGGATGCGGCGACATATCAggtaaattcaaaatcaatcCTTCAAAATGTTTGAGTCTCGTTTCGCAAGACTTTTTTAAGCACGGAATAATACTTCTTCCCAATTTCAGGTAACATATCAGCTGAAGATCTTGACGACAGCTTTCTTTGCCGTATTGATACTTCGTAGAACTTTACGCTCCATTCAGTGGGGTGCCTTGGTTCTACTCTTGGCAGGCGTTGTCTTAGTTCAACTAGCTCAAAGCAGTCCAACCACTGTACCATCGGGAATGGAACAAAATCAGTTGGTTGGATTTTCAGCTGCGCTGAGCGCATGTTTCCTATCAGGATTTGCAGgaatttactttgaaaaaattcttaaaggATCTGATATTTCTGTATGGATGCGAAACGTTCAACTGAGTTTGCTTTCTTTACCGTTTGGATTATTCACTTGTTTTTTATACGACGGAGCAGTTATTCGCCACCAGGGATTCTTTTTCGGTTACGACTGGTTCGTTAATTATTTAGTCCTGCTCCAAGCCGGTGGTGGGCTCGTTGTAGCGATGGTCGTCAAACACGCGGATAACATCCTGAAGGGTTTTGCTACCTCGCTAGCCATCGTTATATCTTGCATAGCTTCCATATACTTGTTCGCATTCCATTTAACTTTCCAGTTCAGTACTGGAGCAGCTTTGgttatttgttcaatttttatgtACAGTCATCAACCAAGAAAGACCATTATTTCTGACACTCATTCGCTCATTGATAAAGTGTGAAATCGAAGTTATTAGGGACTTTTTCAATTTaggaattaataaattaaaagcTTTGATACTAATTGGCAGAGTtgtgtgaaatttattcaagtaaTATTGTTTGGATTGCTGAAATTCCCGTATGGAATTATAAGCTTGATTCGAGAATGATAAAATCATCGAAATCGTCAAACTTCTTGAATTTGTCAAATTCACATTcttgggaataaaaaaattacctcaaTTTTGTATTCATCTCAAGTATTACCTCATCATTTGAGGTTTATCTATTTTACgaaaagtataaatatttgattacGATACGTTACTGCTATAATATTAATGGTAATAAAAGTATCGTACCATATAAAAAACTTATATCATTTGAC is a genomic window containing:
- the LOC107224560 gene encoding UDP-galactose translocator; this encodes MPKQSVSPQFLKYISLVTLTLQNAVLGLSMRYARTRSGDMFLSSTAVVMAEVVKLVTCLVLVYMEEGSIRKFLHAIDKTVLKQPMDTLKVCVPSLVYIIQNNLLYVSASHLDAATYQVTYQLKILTTAFFAVLILRRTLRSIQWGALVLLLAGVVLVQLAQSSPTTVPSGMEQNQLVGFSAALSACFLSGFAGIYFEKILKGSDISVWMRNVQLSLLSLPFGLFTCFLYDGAVIRHQGFFFGYDWFVNYLVLLQAGGGLVVAMVVKHADNILKGFATSLAIVISCIASIYLFAFHLTFQFSTGAALVICSIFMYSHQPRKTIISDTHSLIDKV